Proteins encoded in a region of the Vitis riparia cultivar Riparia Gloire de Montpellier isolate 1030 chromosome 7, EGFV_Vit.rip_1.0, whole genome shotgun sequence genome:
- the LOC117918313 gene encoding endo-1,3;1,4-beta-D-glucanase-like, whose product MSGPQCCENPPTLSSSSGAGCVTEIGGLKAYVSGPSDSKLAILLISDVYGYEAPNLRNLADKVAGAGFYVVVPDFFYGDPFLPETNIPVWIKAHGTDKGFEDAKPIIAELRSKGINAIGAAGFCWGAKVAIELSKAGHIQAAVLLHPSFVNVDDIKEVKAPIAILGAEIDQYSPPKLLKQFEEVLSTKPEVNGYVKIFPGVDHGWSVRYKVEDEEAVKQAEEAHQNMMDWFAQYVK is encoded by the exons ATGTCAGGCCCTCAGTGCTGTGAGAATCCACCAACCCTCAGCTCCAGCAGTGGAGCTGGGTGTGTTACAGAAATTGGAGGCCTCAAGGCCTATGTTTCAGGCCCTTCTGATTCCAAGCTTGCTATTCTTCTTATTTCAGACGTTTATG GGTATGAAGCCCCAAATCTTAG GAACCTTGCGGACAAAGTTGCGGGTGCTGGATTCTACGTGGTGGTCCCTGACTTCTTCTATGGAGATCCATTTTTACCTGAAACCAATATACCAGTTTGGATAAAAGCGCATGGAACG GATAAAGGATTTGAAGATGCAAAACCGATTATTGCAGAACTGAGAAGTAAAGGCATAAACGCAATTGGAGCAGCAGGATTTTGCTGGGGTG CAAAAGTGGCCATTGAGCTATCCAAGGCTGGTCACATTCAAGCTGCAGTGCTCTTACACCCTTCTTTTGTcaatgtggatgatataaagg AGGTTAAGGCACCAATTGCTATATTGGGAGCTGAAATTGACCAATATTCTCCACCAAAGCTCCTCAAACAGTTCGAGGAGGTTCTATCCACTAAACCCGAG GTCAACGGTTACGTGAAGATATTTCCTGGGGTTGATCATGGATGGTCTGTCAGGTACAAGGTTGAAGATGAAGAGGCCGTGAAGCAAGCCGAGGAAGCACACCAGAACATGATGGACTGGTTTGCTCAGTATGTTAAGTAA